A stretch of the Salmo salar chromosome ssa20, Ssal_v3.1, whole genome shotgun sequence genome encodes the following:
- the LOC106580461 gene encoding golgin subfamily A member 3 isoform X1, which produces MENHNSVIAEMETTNVEIHQLDLIPQSKEGGADSVVSDAQLLKKGGLNKPTALGDVLNADKEPSLEMENEEKIRRDARRRLEEQLKQYRVQRHKETSYRSTAKSRSGFSTLDPDLMMHPEALPRASTTSMTTEYSFLRTSVPRGPKLGSLGIPPAKERKSRSPRPSKIHSLADYKTLEPAGGTSDGGGGGGGGVRTSEDSSMGSLGSNLSSVSTLSEVSMMSEVGSVEITSLEALLGSSMSLQDNTSEVDAGSESGMGSRPGGDGDDSSTYSSVSTSTGGTGTYGMLAETVGRQRGGNYMVEGREIVPEAMGNFPTLQEVLQAASDEQHLLEQDREGTGGPRSRRDSFSSSVSLESSVMGHDEMLQVLKEKMRLEGQLESLSSEANQALKEKTELQAKLATVNAQLQAQVEQSHASQEKQSSLNKEVSTLRQSCFQLERAMVELQGNLESKNAGLASLGNDLQVAEEQYQRLMGKVEEMQQNVTSRDNAVQELRQQMGGLQTQLQQVQLERTTLQSRLKTSQAEIISLQQVRQWYQQQLALAQEARVRLQGEMANMQAGQMTQIGALEHLKLENVTLSHQLTQTQHRSIKEKERIAVQLQSIEADMMTQEAAYQQIQDAKSMVEDDLQHKLDEFEEEREHLQKLANTASSLERELEQMKVTLSQKDLQLEALQKEHLELMRQLTATQESLHTKEQSINQLEARYLELEATLAELQTETNAKDENIQYLQNEKIVLEVALQAARADKSQLDEGAERLGEEVLVASDVLDQLRQEVQVKSSQIGSLQQDNGTLKKQAQKLKEQFMQQKVMVEAYRRDASSKEQLISELNSTKKRLVSEVKGLKQELLEAHGEKQKAELEQSRLQMEVVRVQQQMNSLENHLQSVQTERDQLESQIQSLQFDQSQLAAVTEENEGLKKQVDLMQSEARKAISEQKVRMKRLGTDLTSAQKDMKAKHKAYENAVGILSRRLQEALADKETTEAELVKLKAQVSDGGNNQALQDKIEALQSEHQAVSHSKAMLEKELQEVISLTSTELEELQEKVMELEDELQEARCFKRRIRRLEDANKKLSLELEHEKGKLTGLGQSHNALREHTNILETALAKREADLVQLNLQVQAVLKRKEEEDQQMKQLVQTLQVALEKEKAKVKDLKEQVAAAKAEAAHNRRHYRAAMLELCEIKKDLQAKEELVKALHSEAHKLQAQDEKHSQEVSRFQEELSEAHSQLQILQKQLDEQLSKQPLTNQEVEDLKWEVEQRQREIEAQRQQLEMVEQCSQRELDSLQTALQGIKVELESVQEELSSTRKDKFMLQAKVGELRNSMKTVLLQNQQLKLDLKQNRLRKQRMEPSNPSNPVTPVKIPDCPVPASLLDELLKPSASVNKEPLNNLHNCLRQLKHEMDNLQKQMEEHTVTVHDSMTSWTNAEEELTRLGVPLENDSITSPPLNQVDCNGGAEEAQPL; this is translated from the exons ATGGAAAACCACAACTCGGTCATTGCTGAGATGGAGACAACCAATGTAGAAATCCATCAACTAGACCTGATACCACAGTCCAAAGAGGGTGGTGCTGATTCTGTGGTGAGTGACGCTCAGCTACTGAAGAAAGGAGGGCTGAACAAGCCGACAGCGTTGGGGGATGTTCTTAATG CTGACAAAGAGCCATCACTGGAGATGGAGAATGAGGAGAAGATCCGCCGTGATGCTCGCCGACGGCTGGAAGAGCAGCTCAAACAGTACAGAGTGCAAAGGCACAAGGAGACG tcCTACCGCTCCACCGCAAAGAGCCGCAGTGGGTTCAGCACTCTGGACCCAGACCTCATGATGCACCCAGAGGCTCTTCCCCGGGCCAGCACCACCTCCATGACCACCGAGTACTCCTTCCTGCGAACCAGCGTCCCCCGGGGCCCTAAGCTGGGAAGCCTGGGCATCCCCCCAGCCAAGGAAAGAAAGTCACGATCACCCCGCCCCAGCAAGATCCACTCACTGGCCGATTACAAGACCCTCGAGCCAGCAGGGGGCActagtgatggtggtggaggaggcGGTGGTGGGGTCAGAACGTCTGAAGACTCCTCCATGGGCTCTCTGGGGTCCAACCTGAGCTCTGTATCCACCCTGTCAGAGGTCAGCATGATGTCAGAGGTTGGCTCCGTGGAGATTACCTCTTTGGAGGCCCTGCTGGGGTCATCAATGTCTCTCCAGGACAACACCTCGGAGGTGGATGCCGGCAGCGAGTCAGGTATGGGGTCGCGGCCTGGTGGAGATGGGGATGACAGCTCTACCTACAGCAGCGTGTCCACTTCCACCGGGGGCACTGGGACCTATGGCATGCTGGCTGAAACAGTGGGCAGGCAGAGAGGAGGGAACTACATGGTGGAGGGCAGGGAGATCGTTCCGGAGGCCATGGGCAACTTCCCAACACTGCAGGAGGTGCTGCAGGCTGCCAGCGATGAACAGCACCTGCTGGAGCAGGACAGGGAGGGGACCGGGGGACCACGCAGCCGCAGGGACAGCTTCTCCAGCAG TGTGTCATTGGAGAGCTCTGTGATGGGACATGACGAAATGCTCCAGGTTCTGAAGGAGAAGATGAGACTGGAGGGCCAGCTAGAGTCTCTGTCTTCTGAGGCCAACCAG GCTCTGAAAGAGAAGACTGAGCTCCAGGCCAAGCTGGCTACAGTCAATGCCCAGCTGCAGGCCCAGGTGGAGCAGTCCCATGCCAGCCAAGAGAAGCAGAGCTCCCTCAACAAGGAAGTGTCCACCCTGCGCCAGAGCTGCTTCCAGCTGGAGAGGGCCATGGTGGAGCTGCAGGGCAACCTGGAGAGCAAGAACGCTGGCCTGGCCTCGCTGGGCAATGACCTGCAGGTGGCTGAGGAGCAGTACCAGAGACTCATGGGGAAAGTGGAGGAGATGCAGCAGAACGTGACCTCCAGGGATAACGCTG TTCAGGAGTTGCGTCAGCAGATGGGTGGTCTCCAGACTCAGCTCCAGCAGGTCCAGCTAGAGCGCACCACCCTGCAGAGCAGGTTGAAGACCTCCCAGGCAGAGATAATCTCGCTGCAGCAGGTCCGCCAGTGGTACCAGCAGCAGCTAGCGCTGGCCCAGGAGGCTCGAGTCCGACTCCAGGGCGAAATGGCCAACATGCAG GCTGGGCAGATGACCCAGATTGGTGCCTTGGAGCACCTGAAGCTGGAGAACGTGACTCTGTCCCACCAGCTGACACAAACCCAGCATCGCTCAATCAAAGAGAAGGAGCGCATTGCTGTACAGCTGCAGAGTATTGAG GCTGACATGATGACCCAAGAAGCTGCCTATCAGCAGATCCAGGATGCCAAGAGCATGGTGGAGGACGACCTTCAGCACAAACTGGACGAGTTTGAGGAGGAGCGAGAGCACTTACAGAAACTGGCCAACACCGCCAGCTCTCTGGAGAGAGAACTAGAGCAG ATGAAGGTGACCCTATCCCAGAAGGACCTGCAGCTGGAGGCCCTCCAGAAGGAGCATCTGGAGCTGATGAGACAGCTGACAGCCACTCAGGAGAGCCTTCACACCAAAGAGCAGTCCATCAACCAGCTGGAGGCCCGCTACCTGGAGCTGGAGGCTACGCTGGCAGAGCTGCAGACAGAGACCAACGCCAAGGATGAGAACATCCAGTATCTGCAGAATGAGAAGATCGTGCTGGAGGTGGCCCTCCAGGCAGCCAGAGCTGATAAAAGTCAGCTGGACGAGGGGGCGGAGAGGCTGGGGGAGGAGGTGCTGGTGGCCTCAGATGTCCTTGATCAGCTCAGGCAGGAGGTCCAAGTCAAATCCTCACAG ATTGGATCTCTGCAGCAGGATAACGGCACCCTGAAGAAACAAGCTCAGAAATTGAAAGAGCAGTTCATGCAGCAAAAG GTGATGGTGGAGGCATATCGGCGGGATGCCAGCTCCAAGGAGCAGCTCATCAGCGAGCTGAACTCAACTAAGAAGCGTCTGGTGTCGGAGGTGAAGGGACTGAAGCAGGAGCTGCTGGAGGCCCATGGGGAGAAACAGAAAGCTGAGCTGGAGCAGAGCCGGCTGCAGATGGAAGTGGTCCGGGTCCAGCAGCAGATGAACAGCCTGGAGAACCACCTGCAGTCTGTGCAGACCGAGAGGGATCAGTTGGAGTCTCAGATACAA TCCCTACAGTTTGACCAGAGCCAGCTAGCAGCAGTGACGGAGGAGAATGAGGGCCTGAAGAAACAGGTGGACCTGATGCAGTCTGAAGCCAGGAA GGCGATCTCAGAGCAGAAGGTGAGAATGAAGCGGCTGGGGACAGATTTGACCAGCGCGCAGAAGGATATGAAGGCCAAGCACAAAGCCTATGAGAACGCAGTGGGCATCCTGAGTCGCAGGCTCCAAGAGGCCCTGGCTGACAAGGAGACCACCGAGGCAGAGCTGGTCAAACTCAAGGCCCAGGTCTCAGACGGCGGCAACAACCAGGCCCTGCAG GATAAGATTGAGGCTCTGCAGAGTGAACACCAGGCTGTGAGCCACAGCAAGGCCATGCTGGAGAAAGAGCTTCAGGAGGTCATCTCCCTCACCAGCACTGAGCTGGAAGAGTTACAGGAGAAAGTAATGGAGCTAGAAGATGAG CTGCAGGAGGCGCGATGCTTCAAGAGGAGGATTAGACGACTGGAAGACGCCAACAAGAAGTTATCCCTTGAGCTGGAGCATGAGAAAGGGAAGTTGACGGGACTGGGGCAGTCCCATAATGCACTGCGGGAGCATACCAATATTCTAGAGACTGCCCTGGCCAAGAGAGAGGCCGACCTGGTCCAGCTCAACCTCCAG GTGCAAGCTGTACTAAAACGCAAAGAGGAGGAAGACCAGCAGATGAAACAGCTGGTCCAGACACTACAGGTCGCCTTGGAGAAGGAAAAAGCCAAAGTCAAGGACCTGAAAGAGCAG GTGGCAGCAGCTAAGGCAGAGGCTGCCCACAACAGACGGCATTACAGGGCAGCCATGCTGGAGCTGTGTGAGATCAAGAAGGACCTGCAGGCCAAAGAAGAGCTGGTCAAAGCCCTGCACAGCGAGGCACACAAACTACA GGCTCAGGATGAGAAACACTCTCAGGAGGTGTCCAGGTTCCAGGAGGAGCTATCAGAGGCCCACTCCCAGCTCCAGATCCTCCAGAAACAGCTGGATGAACAGCTTAGCAAGCAGCCCCTCACCAACCAGGAG GTGGAGGATTTGAAGTGGGAGGTGGAGCAGAGGCAGAGGGAGATCGAGgcccagagacagcagctggAAATGGTGGAGCAGTGCAGCCAGAGGGAGCTGGACAGCCTGCAGACAgctctacag GGCATTAAGGTGGAGCTGGAGTCTGTGCAGGAGGAACTGAGCAGCACCAGAAAGGATAAGTTCATGCTGCAGGCCAAGGTGGGGGAGCTGAGGAACAGCATGAAGACTGTTCTGCTGCAGAACCAGCAGCTCAAACTGGACCTCAAACAGAACCGCCTCCGAAAG
- the LOC106580461 gene encoding golgin subfamily A member 3 isoform X2, which yields MLEKSGGASAEGPAHKGDALQSLRLSMPMQETELSDKEPSLEMENEEKIRRDARRRLEEQLKQYRVQRHKETSYRSTAKSRSGFSTLDPDLMMHPEALPRASTTSMTTEYSFLRTSVPRGPKLGSLGIPPAKERKSRSPRPSKIHSLADYKTLEPAGGTSDGGGGGGGGVRTSEDSSMGSLGSNLSSVSTLSEVSMMSEVGSVEITSLEALLGSSMSLQDNTSEVDAGSESGMGSRPGGDGDDSSTYSSVSTSTGGTGTYGMLAETVGRQRGGNYMVEGREIVPEAMGNFPTLQEVLQAASDEQHLLEQDREGTGGPRSRRDSFSSSVSLESSVMGHDEMLQVLKEKMRLEGQLESLSSEANQALKEKTELQAKLATVNAQLQAQVEQSHASQEKQSSLNKEVSTLRQSCFQLERAMVELQGNLESKNAGLASLGNDLQVAEEQYQRLMGKVEEMQQNVTSRDNAVQELRQQMGGLQTQLQQVQLERTTLQSRLKTSQAEIISLQQVRQWYQQQLALAQEARVRLQGEMANMQAGQMTQIGALEHLKLENVTLSHQLTQTQHRSIKEKERIAVQLQSIEADMMTQEAAYQQIQDAKSMVEDDLQHKLDEFEEEREHLQKLANTASSLERELEQMKVTLSQKDLQLEALQKEHLELMRQLTATQESLHTKEQSINQLEARYLELEATLAELQTETNAKDENIQYLQNEKIVLEVALQAARADKSQLDEGAERLGEEVLVASDVLDQLRQEVQVKSSQIGSLQQDNGTLKKQAQKLKEQFMQQKVMVEAYRRDASSKEQLISELNSTKKRLVSEVKGLKQELLEAHGEKQKAELEQSRLQMEVVRVQQQMNSLENHLQSVQTERDQLESQIQSLQFDQSQLAAVTEENEGLKKQVDLMQSEARKAISEQKVRMKRLGTDLTSAQKDMKAKHKAYENAVGILSRRLQEALADKETTEAELVKLKAQVSDGGNNQALQDKIEALQSEHQAVSHSKAMLEKELQEVISLTSTELEELQEKVMELEDELQEARCFKRRIRRLEDANKKLSLELEHEKGKLTGLGQSHNALREHTNILETALAKREADLVQLNLQVQAVLKRKEEEDQQMKQLVQTLQVALEKEKAKVKDLKEQVAAAKAEAAHNRRHYRAAMLELCEIKKDLQAKEELVKALHSEAHKLQAQDEKHSQEVSRFQEELSEAHSQLQILQKQLDEQLSKQPLTNQEVEDLKWEVEQRQREIEAQRQQLEMVEQCSQRELDSLQTALQGIKVELESVQEELSSTRKDKFMLQAKVGELRNSMKTVLLQNQQLKLDLKQNRLRKQRMEPSNPSNPVTPVKIPDCPVPASLLDELLKPSASVNKEPLNNLHNCLRQLKHEMDNLQKQMEEHTVTVHDSMTSWTNAEEELTRLGVPLENDSITSPPLNQVDCNGGAEEAQPL from the exons ATGCTAGAGAAGTCTGGGGGAGCTAGTGCTGAGGGCCCTGCTCACAAGGGTGATGCATTGCAGTCGCTCAGACTGAGTATGCCTATGCAGGAGACTGAATTGT CTGACAAAGAGCCATCACTGGAGATGGAGAATGAGGAGAAGATCCGCCGTGATGCTCGCCGACGGCTGGAAGAGCAGCTCAAACAGTACAGAGTGCAAAGGCACAAGGAGACG tcCTACCGCTCCACCGCAAAGAGCCGCAGTGGGTTCAGCACTCTGGACCCAGACCTCATGATGCACCCAGAGGCTCTTCCCCGGGCCAGCACCACCTCCATGACCACCGAGTACTCCTTCCTGCGAACCAGCGTCCCCCGGGGCCCTAAGCTGGGAAGCCTGGGCATCCCCCCAGCCAAGGAAAGAAAGTCACGATCACCCCGCCCCAGCAAGATCCACTCACTGGCCGATTACAAGACCCTCGAGCCAGCAGGGGGCActagtgatggtggtggaggaggcGGTGGTGGGGTCAGAACGTCTGAAGACTCCTCCATGGGCTCTCTGGGGTCCAACCTGAGCTCTGTATCCACCCTGTCAGAGGTCAGCATGATGTCAGAGGTTGGCTCCGTGGAGATTACCTCTTTGGAGGCCCTGCTGGGGTCATCAATGTCTCTCCAGGACAACACCTCGGAGGTGGATGCCGGCAGCGAGTCAGGTATGGGGTCGCGGCCTGGTGGAGATGGGGATGACAGCTCTACCTACAGCAGCGTGTCCACTTCCACCGGGGGCACTGGGACCTATGGCATGCTGGCTGAAACAGTGGGCAGGCAGAGAGGAGGGAACTACATGGTGGAGGGCAGGGAGATCGTTCCGGAGGCCATGGGCAACTTCCCAACACTGCAGGAGGTGCTGCAGGCTGCCAGCGATGAACAGCACCTGCTGGAGCAGGACAGGGAGGGGACCGGGGGACCACGCAGCCGCAGGGACAGCTTCTCCAGCAG TGTGTCATTGGAGAGCTCTGTGATGGGACATGACGAAATGCTCCAGGTTCTGAAGGAGAAGATGAGACTGGAGGGCCAGCTAGAGTCTCTGTCTTCTGAGGCCAACCAG GCTCTGAAAGAGAAGACTGAGCTCCAGGCCAAGCTGGCTACAGTCAATGCCCAGCTGCAGGCCCAGGTGGAGCAGTCCCATGCCAGCCAAGAGAAGCAGAGCTCCCTCAACAAGGAAGTGTCCACCCTGCGCCAGAGCTGCTTCCAGCTGGAGAGGGCCATGGTGGAGCTGCAGGGCAACCTGGAGAGCAAGAACGCTGGCCTGGCCTCGCTGGGCAATGACCTGCAGGTGGCTGAGGAGCAGTACCAGAGACTCATGGGGAAAGTGGAGGAGATGCAGCAGAACGTGACCTCCAGGGATAACGCTG TTCAGGAGTTGCGTCAGCAGATGGGTGGTCTCCAGACTCAGCTCCAGCAGGTCCAGCTAGAGCGCACCACCCTGCAGAGCAGGTTGAAGACCTCCCAGGCAGAGATAATCTCGCTGCAGCAGGTCCGCCAGTGGTACCAGCAGCAGCTAGCGCTGGCCCAGGAGGCTCGAGTCCGACTCCAGGGCGAAATGGCCAACATGCAG GCTGGGCAGATGACCCAGATTGGTGCCTTGGAGCACCTGAAGCTGGAGAACGTGACTCTGTCCCACCAGCTGACACAAACCCAGCATCGCTCAATCAAAGAGAAGGAGCGCATTGCTGTACAGCTGCAGAGTATTGAG GCTGACATGATGACCCAAGAAGCTGCCTATCAGCAGATCCAGGATGCCAAGAGCATGGTGGAGGACGACCTTCAGCACAAACTGGACGAGTTTGAGGAGGAGCGAGAGCACTTACAGAAACTGGCCAACACCGCCAGCTCTCTGGAGAGAGAACTAGAGCAG ATGAAGGTGACCCTATCCCAGAAGGACCTGCAGCTGGAGGCCCTCCAGAAGGAGCATCTGGAGCTGATGAGACAGCTGACAGCCACTCAGGAGAGCCTTCACACCAAAGAGCAGTCCATCAACCAGCTGGAGGCCCGCTACCTGGAGCTGGAGGCTACGCTGGCAGAGCTGCAGACAGAGACCAACGCCAAGGATGAGAACATCCAGTATCTGCAGAATGAGAAGATCGTGCTGGAGGTGGCCCTCCAGGCAGCCAGAGCTGATAAAAGTCAGCTGGACGAGGGGGCGGAGAGGCTGGGGGAGGAGGTGCTGGTGGCCTCAGATGTCCTTGATCAGCTCAGGCAGGAGGTCCAAGTCAAATCCTCACAG ATTGGATCTCTGCAGCAGGATAACGGCACCCTGAAGAAACAAGCTCAGAAATTGAAAGAGCAGTTCATGCAGCAAAAG GTGATGGTGGAGGCATATCGGCGGGATGCCAGCTCCAAGGAGCAGCTCATCAGCGAGCTGAACTCAACTAAGAAGCGTCTGGTGTCGGAGGTGAAGGGACTGAAGCAGGAGCTGCTGGAGGCCCATGGGGAGAAACAGAAAGCTGAGCTGGAGCAGAGCCGGCTGCAGATGGAAGTGGTCCGGGTCCAGCAGCAGATGAACAGCCTGGAGAACCACCTGCAGTCTGTGCAGACCGAGAGGGATCAGTTGGAGTCTCAGATACAA TCCCTACAGTTTGACCAGAGCCAGCTAGCAGCAGTGACGGAGGAGAATGAGGGCCTGAAGAAACAGGTGGACCTGATGCAGTCTGAAGCCAGGAA GGCGATCTCAGAGCAGAAGGTGAGAATGAAGCGGCTGGGGACAGATTTGACCAGCGCGCAGAAGGATATGAAGGCCAAGCACAAAGCCTATGAGAACGCAGTGGGCATCCTGAGTCGCAGGCTCCAAGAGGCCCTGGCTGACAAGGAGACCACCGAGGCAGAGCTGGTCAAACTCAAGGCCCAGGTCTCAGACGGCGGCAACAACCAGGCCCTGCAG GATAAGATTGAGGCTCTGCAGAGTGAACACCAGGCTGTGAGCCACAGCAAGGCCATGCTGGAGAAAGAGCTTCAGGAGGTCATCTCCCTCACCAGCACTGAGCTGGAAGAGTTACAGGAGAAAGTAATGGAGCTAGAAGATGAG CTGCAGGAGGCGCGATGCTTCAAGAGGAGGATTAGACGACTGGAAGACGCCAACAAGAAGTTATCCCTTGAGCTGGAGCATGAGAAAGGGAAGTTGACGGGACTGGGGCAGTCCCATAATGCACTGCGGGAGCATACCAATATTCTAGAGACTGCCCTGGCCAAGAGAGAGGCCGACCTGGTCCAGCTCAACCTCCAG GTGCAAGCTGTACTAAAACGCAAAGAGGAGGAAGACCAGCAGATGAAACAGCTGGTCCAGACACTACAGGTCGCCTTGGAGAAGGAAAAAGCCAAAGTCAAGGACCTGAAAGAGCAG GTGGCAGCAGCTAAGGCAGAGGCTGCCCACAACAGACGGCATTACAGGGCAGCCATGCTGGAGCTGTGTGAGATCAAGAAGGACCTGCAGGCCAAAGAAGAGCTGGTCAAAGCCCTGCACAGCGAGGCACACAAACTACA GGCTCAGGATGAGAAACACTCTCAGGAGGTGTCCAGGTTCCAGGAGGAGCTATCAGAGGCCCACTCCCAGCTCCAGATCCTCCAGAAACAGCTGGATGAACAGCTTAGCAAGCAGCCCCTCACCAACCAGGAG GTGGAGGATTTGAAGTGGGAGGTGGAGCAGAGGCAGAGGGAGATCGAGgcccagagacagcagctggAAATGGTGGAGCAGTGCAGCCAGAGGGAGCTGGACAGCCTGCAGACAgctctacag GGCATTAAGGTGGAGCTGGAGTCTGTGCAGGAGGAACTGAGCAGCACCAGAAAGGATAAGTTCATGCTGCAGGCCAAGGTGGGGGAGCTGAGGAACAGCATGAAGACTGTTCTGCTGCAGAACCAGCAGCTCAAACTGGACCTCAAACAGAACCGCCTCCGAAAG